The proteins below are encoded in one region of Lactuca sativa cultivar Salinas chromosome 3, Lsat_Salinas_v11, whole genome shotgun sequence:
- the LOC111911576 gene encoding uncharacterized protein LOC111911576 yields the protein MLPSATMNILKVHGCYRLQPPISHLSQNIHPSSLTTHHKSKLCHVSSPSIHSSNPQFRISRTNSNLRNVRVSEIGAPLWTQKDDKQDNSGSPEDLTMNGEAYQKTLRLVECSMFAALGGLAYILSSSLAIENYFGCFFALPIVFSSMRWDIVAGRKTMVATATLLLVLAGPIKALTYLLMHGFLGLAMGSLWRSKANWGVSIFTSAIVRAIGAMGYVVMYSFLIRENILALITINIHASATFILTSLGFLTIPSMNLIYAIFGTLLLLNCCFFVFLLHLLYALFFTRLGMKASLRLPKWFAKAI from the exons ATGCTTCCTTCAGCAACCATGAACATCCTTAAAGTTCATGGTTGTTATCGTCTTCAACCCCCAATTTCTCATCTTTCCCAGAATATCCATCCCTCCTCCCTTACTACACACCATAAATCCAAGCTCTGTCACGTCTCATCACCCTCAATCCATTCTTCTAATCCCCAATTTCGTATCTCTAGAACCAATTCAAACCTCAGAAATGTTAGGGTTTCAGAAATCGGAGCTCCATTATGGACACAAAAAGACGACAAACAAGATAACTCCGGTTCTCCTGAAGACTTGACCATGAATGGAGAAGCTTATCAGAAGACTTTAAGGTTGGTAGAATGTTCTATGTTTGCTGCTCTTGGTGGATTAGCCTACATCTTAAGCAGCTCCCTTGCTATCGAG AATTACTTTGGTTGTTTCTTTGCCTTACCCATAGTATTCTCATCAATGCGATGGGATATTGTTGCTGGAAGAAAGACTATG GTGGCAACTGCTACACTATTGCTTGTTTTAGCTGGACCCATAAAAGCACTAACATATCTG TTGATGCATGGGTTTCTTGGTCTTGCTATGGGATCTTTATGGAG GTCAAAAGCAAATTGGGGTGTTTCTATATTCACAAGTGCAATT GTGAGAGCTATAGGTGCAATGGGATATGTTGTGATGTATTCTTTTCTAATCAGGGAAAACATTCTTGCTTTG atcACTATAAACATTCATGCTTCAGCTACATTTATTCTCACTTCATTAGGGTTCTTGACAATTCCATCAATGAATTTAATATACGCCATTTTTGGGACTTTG CTATTACTGAATTGCTGTTTCTTTGTGTTCTTGCTACATCTTCTATATGCTCTGTTCTTTACAAGGCTTGGAATGAAGGCTTCTTTGAGATTACCAAAATGGTTTGCTAAAGCAATATGA
- the LOC111911575 gene encoding ABC transporter I family member 20, whose protein sequence is MGINDNERNDSNPMVVINKLKFTYPGIDGHPPPGSVPLIEDFSLTLNPGDRCLLVGSNGAGKTTILKILGGKHMVEPDMVRVLGRSAFHDTSLTSSGDLAYLGGEWRREVAFAGFDVAIQMDISAEKMLFGVSGVDPQRRAELIKVLDIDLSWRMHKVSDGQRRRVQICMGLLKEFKVLLLDEITVDLDVLARADLLTFLKKECEERGATIIYATHIFDGLENWPSHIVYVAQGKLQLALPMEEVKKMSNLSLMRTVEKWLRKERDEERKRRKERKANGLPEFDRRIDGTRVVNNGWAAGRLNSTVAGQENFVYSSNRVMRQ, encoded by the exons ATGGGGATCAATGACAATGAGCGAAATGATAGTAATCCAATGGTGGTTATCAATAAGCTCAAGTTCACCTACCCAGGGATCGACGGCCATCCGCCTCCTGGTTCAGTTCCTCTCATTGAAGATTTCTCCCTCACTCTCAATCCCGGTGATCGTTGTCTTCTTGTCGGATCTAATGGCGCTG GAAAAACGACGATACTGAAGATACTTGGAGGGAAGCATATGGTGGAGCCTGATATGGTTAGGGTTCTTGGTAGATCGGCGTTCCATGACACCTCTTTGACTTCTTCCGGCGACCTAGCTTATCTTGGTGGAGAG TGGAGAAGGGAAGTTGCTTTTGCTGGGTTTGATGTTGCAATACAAATGGATATTTCTGCTGAGAAAATGTTATTTGGAGTATCAGGGGTTGATCCTCAAAGAAGAGCTGAACTAATCAAG GTTTTAGATATTGATCTTTCATGGAGGATGCACAAGGTTTCTGATGGTCAAAGAAGAAGAGTGCAAATATGCATGGGCCTTCTGAAGGAATTTAAG GTTCTTCTTCTTGATGAAATTACGGTTGACCTAGATGTGCTTGCAAGGGCTGACCTTTTGACTTTCCTAAAAAAGGAATGTGAAGAGCGTGGTGCTACTATCATATATGCTACACATATATTTGATGGACTCGAGAATTGGCCTTCACACATT GTTTATGTTGCCCAAGGGAAGCTACAATTAGCATTGCCTATGGAAGAGGTCAAAAAGATGAGTAATTTGTCTCTAATG AGAACGGTAGAAAAATGGCTGAGGAAGGAGCGAGATGAGGAGAGGAAGAGAAGGAAAGAGAGAAAAGCAAATGGACTGCCAGAATTCGATAGGCGTATTGATGGGACCCGCGTGGTGAACAATGGATGGGCTGCTGGAAGGCTCAATTCCACTGTTGCTGGTCAAGAAAACTTTGTGTATAGTTCAAACAGGGTTATGAGACAATAA